A genomic window from Halorubrum trapanicum includes:
- a CDS encoding SufS family cysteine desulfurase — translation MSFDAEAVRSDFPVLDRRVNGHPLTYLDNAATTHTPQQVYDVFEEFYAGYNANIHRGIHELSHEASLAYEEAHDRVADFLGADGREEIVFTKNTTESINLVAYGLSRRLSEGDEIVATEMDHHASLVTWQQIAERTGATVRHIPVTADGHLDMDAARDLVTDDTAVVSVPHVSNVLGTVNPVADLAALAHDHDAYAVVDGAQSAPTRPVDVGAMDADFFAFSGHKLAGPTGIGGLYGKREILAELDPFLFGGEMIRNVTLTDSTWNELPWKFEAGTPPIAEGIALGAAVDYLEELGMDAVRDHENELAQYLLRELADREFVQTYGPGVGEERTGLVSFNVEGVHGHDLSSLLNDRGIAIRAGDHCTQPLHDRFDIPGSARASFYVYNTRADVDRLLDVVDSARDDLDAYLASDRYHDLISDHYHHPRNPGALTDPTFVKSSEETTCGDDGEFHVAIADGRIEEIAFESRSCAVSRAVASLLSEHLDGMSVEAVADLDGYVTRELDGQYPDLRRECVEGPEDVIREAAREYVQKNSA, via the coding sequence ATGAGTTTCGATGCCGAAGCGGTTCGTTCGGACTTCCCCGTGCTCGACCGACGCGTGAACGGGCATCCGCTCACCTACCTCGACAACGCCGCGACCACGCACACGCCCCAGCAGGTGTACGACGTCTTCGAGGAGTTTTACGCGGGGTACAACGCGAATATCCACAGGGGGATCCACGAGCTCAGCCACGAGGCCTCGCTCGCCTACGAAGAGGCGCACGACCGCGTCGCCGACTTCCTCGGCGCGGACGGCCGCGAGGAGATCGTCTTCACCAAGAACACCACCGAGAGCATCAACCTCGTCGCGTACGGTCTCAGCCGGCGTCTCAGCGAGGGCGACGAGATCGTCGCGACGGAGATGGACCACCACGCCTCGCTGGTCACCTGGCAGCAGATCGCCGAGCGCACGGGTGCGACCGTCCGCCACATTCCCGTCACGGCCGACGGCCACCTCGACATGGACGCCGCCCGCGACCTCGTCACCGACGACACCGCGGTCGTCTCTGTCCCCCACGTCTCGAACGTGCTCGGGACGGTCAATCCCGTTGCCGACCTCGCGGCCCTCGCACACGACCACGACGCGTACGCGGTCGTCGACGGCGCCCAGTCCGCCCCGACGCGGCCCGTCGACGTGGGGGCGATGGACGCGGACTTCTTCGCGTTCAGCGGCCACAAGCTCGCCGGCCCCACCGGCATCGGGGGACTGTACGGGAAACGCGAGATCTTGGCGGAGCTCGACCCGTTCCTGTTCGGCGGAGAGATGATCCGGAACGTCACGCTCACCGACTCGACGTGGAACGAACTGCCCTGGAAGTTCGAGGCCGGCACGCCGCCGATCGCGGAGGGCATCGCGCTCGGCGCGGCCGTCGACTACCTGGAGGAGCTGGGGATGGACGCCGTCCGCGACCACGAGAACGAGCTCGCGCAGTACCTCCTCCGAGAGCTCGCAGACCGGGAGTTCGTCCAGACGTACGGCCCCGGCGTCGGCGAGGAGCGTACCGGCCTCGTCTCATTCAATGTTGAGGGTGTCCACGGGCACGACCTCTCCAGCCTCCTCAACGATCGAGGCATCGCCATCCGCGCCGGCGACCACTGCACGCAGCCGCTCCACGACCGGTTCGACATCCCCGGCTCCGCGCGGGCGTCGTTCTACGTCTACAACACCCGCGCAGACGTCGACCGCCTCCTCGACGTGGTCGACTCCGCGCGCGACGACCTGGACGCGTACCTCGCCTCCGACCGCTACCACGATCTCATCAGCGACCACTACCACCACCCCCGTAACCCGGGCGCCCTCACCGATCCGACGTTCGTGAAGTCCTCCGAGGAGACGACCTGCGGCGACGACGGCGAGTTCCACGTCGCGATCGCCGACGGCCGCATCGAGGAAATCGCCTTCGAGAGCCGGAGCTGTGCGGTCAGTCGCGCCGTCGCCAGCCTCCTCTCGGAGCACCTCGACGGGATGTCGGTCGAGGCAGTCGCCGACCTCGACGGGTACGTTACCCGCGAGCTCGACGGACAATACCCCGACCTCCGACGCGAGTGCGTCGAAGGCCCGGAGGACGTCATCCGGGAGGCAGCCCGCGAGTACGTCCAGAAAAACAGCGCGTAG
- the arcS gene encoding archaeosine synthase subunit alpha, translating to MTDYFEVHERDGAARLGAVRLADPVTTPALAGPFLDDAGSLWAGDREVPDGDESALTVLPHRSFPAGTRDEVRESFAVEHPDADFPSAAVVDSRSARDLGADAYLLSDAKGFVGHGEAFRDAIVRAKGSLPPDAALGLSGVATPRNVALLAYAGVDLVDETLARTKGTQGMYLTADAEHFLEDLDELPCACPACATPREEFTRADCADHNVNALRAELRRVRERIRAGRLRDYVEGQARHEGWLTAAFREFDDQWGYLEERTPLMRDAEVTAASAETLDRVEIRRFADRVTSRYRNRFTDQPLVLVPCSATKPYSDSQSHRQFHDAIQWRGHTVSMTSPIGVVPQELETTYPAQHYDSVVTGDWSEDEISFVAEVLRRYLERNDYSRVIAHVPEDGYREICERVEGAVDVEFEYTCVDHPTTDESLGELNAALQGEPAYSKREREHNTVRAIADYLLGDGAGDDLFGGLGAAGGDGVETARYGGEADVRTTGRYPKLQVWGDDPDAGREGEPGEQLATMVPQYGTLSFTLDGARRWVESDAPTKRVEIDGFVPHGSVLAPGVVDADDEIRVGDEVVIEGPKAFAVGRAAMSGPEMAGATRGVAVEVRHADEK from the coding sequence ATGACCGACTACTTCGAGGTCCACGAGCGCGACGGCGCCGCCCGCCTCGGGGCGGTCCGCCTCGCCGACCCCGTGACGACGCCGGCGCTCGCGGGCCCGTTCCTCGACGACGCCGGCAGCCTCTGGGCCGGCGACCGCGAGGTGCCCGACGGCGACGAGAGTGCGCTCACGGTGCTGCCGCACCGGTCGTTCCCGGCCGGCACGCGCGACGAGGTCCGCGAGTCGTTCGCGGTCGAGCATCCGGACGCCGACTTCCCCTCGGCCGCGGTCGTCGACAGCCGGAGCGCCCGCGACCTCGGCGCCGACGCGTACCTCCTCTCGGACGCGAAGGGGTTCGTCGGCCACGGAGAGGCGTTCCGCGACGCGATCGTCCGGGCGAAGGGAAGCCTGCCGCCCGACGCCGCGCTCGGCCTCTCAGGGGTCGCCACGCCGCGGAACGTCGCGCTGCTCGCGTACGCCGGCGTCGACCTCGTCGACGAGACGCTCGCGCGGACGAAGGGCACGCAGGGGATGTACCTCACCGCCGACGCGGAACACTTCCTCGAGGACCTCGACGAGCTGCCGTGCGCCTGTCCGGCCTGCGCGACGCCCCGAGAGGAGTTCACGCGCGCCGACTGCGCCGACCACAACGTCAACGCCCTCCGCGCCGAACTCCGCCGCGTCCGCGAGCGCATTCGGGCGGGTCGCCTGCGCGACTACGTCGAGGGGCAGGCCCGCCACGAGGGGTGGCTCACGGCCGCGTTCCGCGAGTTCGACGACCAGTGGGGGTACCTCGAAGAACGGACGCCGCTCATGCGCGACGCCGAGGTGACGGCCGCGTCCGCGGAGACGCTCGACCGCGTCGAGATCCGGCGGTTCGCCGACCGCGTCACGAGCCGCTACCGCAATCGATTCACCGACCAGCCGCTCGTGCTCGTCCCCTGCTCGGCGACGAAGCCGTACAGCGACTCCCAGAGCCACCGCCAGTTCCACGACGCGATCCAGTGGCGCGGCCACACCGTCTCGATGACCTCGCCCATCGGCGTGGTCCCGCAGGAGCTGGAGACGACCTACCCCGCCCAACACTACGACTCGGTCGTCACCGGCGACTGGAGCGAGGACGAGATTTCGTTCGTCGCGGAGGTGCTGCGGCGGTACCTCGAACGCAACGACTACTCGCGCGTCATCGCGCACGTTCCCGAGGACGGCTACCGCGAGATCTGCGAGCGCGTCGAGGGCGCGGTCGACGTCGAGTTCGAGTACACCTGCGTCGACCACCCGACGACCGACGAGTCGCTCGGCGAGCTGAACGCCGCCCTTCAGGGCGAGCCCGCCTACAGCAAGCGCGAGCGCGAGCACAACACCGTCCGCGCCATCGCCGACTACCTGCTCGGCGACGGCGCAGGCGACGACCTCTTCGGCGGGCTCGGCGCGGCCGGCGGGGACGGCGTCGAGACAGCGCGCTACGGCGGCGAGGCCGACGTGCGAACCACCGGGCGCTACCCGAAGCTCCAGGTGTGGGGCGACGACCCCGACGCCGGCCGCGAGGGCGAGCCGGGCGAGCAGCTGGCGACGATGGTCCCGCAGTACGGCACCCTCTCCTTCACCCTCGACGGCGCGCGCCGGTGGGTGGAGAGCGACGCGCCGACGAAGCGGGTCGAGATCGACGGGTTCGTCCCGCACGGCTCCGTCCTCGCGCCCGGCGTCGTCGACGCGGACGACGAGATCCGGGTGGGCGACGAGGTCGTGATCGAGGGGCCGAAGGCGTTCGCGGTCGGCCGCGCGGCGATGTCCGGCCCGGAGATGGCGGGGGCGACGCGGGGGGTCGCGGTCGAGGTTCGGCACGCCGACGAGAAGTGA
- a CDS encoding pyridoxamine 5'-phosphate oxidase: MDPTGPWDRERVDEYLGAARVPVRLGCRTPSDRPWIVSLWFAWDPDAGSGPDAERGSDDHAGAIRCATSASADLVEFVEHDDEVSFDVSTNDPPYKGVRGRGRATVVPDEDKRLLRSLLTKYLGGTDNATADRLLRPERDEVEIRIEPERLHAWDYSERMGTAEE, translated from the coding sequence ATGGACCCGACCGGCCCGTGGGACCGCGAGCGCGTCGACGAGTACCTCGGCGCCGCGCGCGTCCCGGTCCGCCTCGGCTGCCGCACGCCGAGCGATCGCCCCTGGATCGTTTCGCTGTGGTTCGCGTGGGACCCGGACGCGGGGAGCGGGCCCGACGCCGAACGCGGTTCCGACGACCACGCCGGCGCTATCCGGTGCGCGACGAGCGCGAGCGCCGACCTCGTGGAGTTCGTCGAACACGACGACGAGGTCTCGTTCGACGTGTCGACGAACGACCCACCTTATAAAGGGGTCCGCGGTCGCGGCCGCGCGACGGTCGTCCCGGACGAGGACAAGCGGCTCTTGCGGTCGCTGCTGACGAAGTACCTCGGCGGGACCGACAACGCGACCGCCGACCGGCTCCTGCGGCCCGAGCGCGACGAGGTGGAGATCCGTATCGAACCCGAGCGGCTCCACGCGTGGGACTACTCGGAGCGGATGGGGACGGCGGAGGAGTGA
- a CDS encoding amidohydrolase, protein MSALDSDEYRAFRRDLHRHPEPAWREFYTTARIVEALRERDLTELHVGPDALAADERLNVPDDEELAEWEERAREAGADPEILDELSGGYTGCVAVVERGDGPVVGLRVDIDGLPITESESGDHVPVGEGFRSEHEGFMHACGHDAHATMGLGALDAVLDSDFSGTLKVFFQPGEEQIVGGKPMAESGHLDDVDYLYAVHVGLDHPSGEVVCGIEGFLAVRHFLAEFTGEPAHAGARPEQGRNTVQAMAAAIQNLYAIPRHADGPTRVNAGLVGGGTATNIIPEESYIEGEVRGQTTDLAEYMSDHADRVLDSAAEMHDCEVEVSTLGEAPSATSDDALAELVGESASDVAGVTNIVDSDELGGSEDATYLMNYVQEQGGLACYLGVGTDHPGGHHTSDFDVVEDDIAIGIDVIAGAIRRVAETRP, encoded by the coding sequence ATGAGCGCTCTCGACAGCGACGAGTACCGCGCGTTCCGCCGCGACCTCCACCGCCACCCCGAGCCCGCGTGGCGCGAGTTCTACACCACCGCCCGCATCGTCGAGGCCCTCCGCGAGCGCGACCTGACGGAGCTCCACGTCGGGCCCGACGCGCTGGCGGCCGACGAGCGCCTGAACGTCCCGGACGACGAGGAACTGGCGGAGTGGGAGGAGCGGGCCCGCGAGGCGGGCGCCGACCCCGAGATTCTCGACGAGCTCTCCGGCGGCTACACCGGTTGCGTCGCGGTCGTCGAGCGCGGCGACGGCCCCGTGGTCGGCCTGCGCGTCGACATCGACGGCCTCCCGATCACGGAGTCGGAGTCGGGCGACCACGTCCCGGTCGGGGAGGGGTTCCGCTCCGAACACGAGGGGTTCATGCACGCCTGCGGTCACGACGCCCACGCGACGATGGGGCTCGGCGCGCTCGACGCCGTCCTCGACTCCGACTTCTCGGGCACGCTGAAGGTGTTCTTCCAGCCGGGCGAAGAGCAGATCGTCGGCGGGAAGCCGATGGCCGAGTCGGGCCACCTCGACGACGTCGACTACCTGTACGCGGTCCACGTCGGCTTAGATCACCCCTCCGGCGAGGTCGTCTGCGGCATCGAGGGGTTCCTCGCGGTGCGGCACTTCCTCGCCGAGTTCACGGGGGAACCCGCGCACGCCGGCGCGCGCCCCGAGCAGGGCCGGAACACGGTTCAGGCGATGGCGGCCGCGATCCAGAACCTCTACGCCATCCCGCGGCACGCGGACGGCCCGACGCGGGTGAACGCCGGGCTCGTCGGCGGCGGCACCGCGACGAACATCATCCCCGAGGAGTCGTACATCGAGGGCGAGGTGCGCGGGCAGACGACTGACCTCGCCGAGTACATGTCCGACCACGCCGACCGGGTCCTCGACTCGGCCGCGGAGATGCACGACTGCGAGGTCGAGGTATCGACGCTCGGCGAGGCGCCCAGCGCGACGAGCGACGACGCGCTCGCCGAACTCGTCGGCGAGTCCGCGAGCGACGTCGCCGGCGTCACGAACATCGTCGACAGCGACGAGCTCGGCGGCTCCGAGGACGCGACGTACCTGATGAACTACGTCCAGGAGCAGGGCGGGCTCGCCTGCTACCTCGGCGTCGGCACCGACCACCCCGGCGGCCACCACACGAGCGACTTCGACGTCGTCGAGGACGACATCGCGATCGGTATCGACGTGATCGCCGGCGCGATCCGGCGGGTCGCCGAGACGCGGCCATAG
- a CDS encoding Rieske 2Fe-2S domain-containing protein encodes MSGYRLTTVETVREEGSWAFTAREGDEDREVFLVPCADEPEGSEEQPVRAWINRCTHEEQRLHREGVGAVTRGGSVVCPKHGSAFDSCEGSCDNGEAAGTTLRSIDVEVRDGAVFLTDDDLTYLYEGLPDDEGDDDGPASSSHLTF; translated from the coding sequence GTGAGCGGCTACCGACTCACTACCGTCGAGACGGTGCGCGAGGAGGGATCGTGGGCGTTCACCGCCCGCGAGGGCGACGAAGACCGCGAGGTGTTTCTCGTGCCGTGCGCGGACGAGCCCGAGGGTAGCGAGGAGCAGCCCGTCCGCGCGTGGATCAACCGCTGTACCCACGAGGAGCAGCGACTCCACCGGGAGGGGGTTGGCGCCGTGACGCGGGGCGGCTCCGTCGTCTGCCCGAAGCACGGCTCGGCGTTCGATTCCTGTGAGGGCTCCTGCGACAACGGCGAGGCCGCGGGCACGACGCTCCGCTCGATCGACGTCGAGGTGCGCGACGGCGCGGTGTTCCTCACCGACGACGACCTCACGTACCTCTACGAGGGGTTACCCGACGACGAGGGCGACGACGACGGGCCGGCGTCGAGTTCGCACCTGACGTTCTGA
- a CDS encoding geranylgeranyl reductase family protein — MDIDEYDVVVAGAGTAGCYAAATIANEGLDVVIVERKDEEEAGHIACGDALKGADAFPEAIPKDRLEPAFTNTGVDHGRFEIPQEDTVLEIPVPGELAVIDRWEYGRQIIAGAEDAGVDFHYDTVINDVLQDETGRVTGLHAVRKGEPRTYAADVVIDGAGSLSLLQDKADFEGTTFDTNVRYSQFCSAYREIVEVPEPVEWDDALVFKATDRAAGYLWYFPRTATEINAGLGFQMTEEPMQLVESLKEDLRDRPEFEGAEVRDKLGAALPTRRPYDSAVAPGYMAVGDAAGHVNPTTGGGIAGAAYAGKYAGEQAVKAISDGDVSEENLWRYNARVMDHFGGRYAGLDVYNVLSTAVDVDDLMGLLASLPGEKLAEALYEGSTSMSFGLKVKAAVKSFGYWGTIRNFYQTKSLADELISHYDEYPTSPAAMANWTRERDDIMDRVYETTGADAKY, encoded by the coding sequence ATGGATATCGACGAGTACGACGTCGTCGTGGCGGGCGCCGGCACCGCCGGCTGCTACGCCGCCGCGACGATCGCGAACGAGGGGCTCGACGTCGTCATCGTCGAGCGGAAGGACGAGGAGGAGGCCGGCCACATCGCCTGCGGCGACGCCCTGAAGGGGGCCGACGCCTTCCCGGAGGCGATCCCGAAAGACCGGCTCGAACCCGCGTTCACGAACACGGGCGTCGACCACGGCCGCTTCGAGATCCCGCAGGAGGACACGGTCCTCGAGATCCCGGTCCCCGGCGAGCTCGCCGTCATCGACCGCTGGGAGTACGGCCGCCAGATCATCGCCGGCGCCGAGGACGCCGGCGTCGACTTCCACTACGACACCGTCATCAACGACGTGTTACAGGACGAGACGGGCCGCGTCACGGGGCTCCACGCGGTGCGAAAGGGCGAGCCGCGGACGTACGCGGCGGACGTCGTGATCGACGGCGCCGGGTCGCTCTCGCTGCTCCAGGACAAGGCCGACTTCGAGGGGACCACCTTCGACACGAACGTCCGCTACTCGCAGTTCTGCTCCGCCTACCGCGAGATCGTCGAGGTGCCGGAGCCGGTCGAGTGGGACGACGCCTTGGTGTTCAAAGCGACCGACCGCGCCGCGGGGTACCTCTGGTACTTCCCGCGGACGGCGACGGAGATCAACGCCGGGCTCGGCTTCCAGATGACCGAGGAGCCGATGCAGCTCGTCGAGTCGCTGAAGGAGGACCTCCGGGACCGACCCGAGTTCGAGGGCGCGGAGGTGCGCGACAAGCTCGGCGCCGCGCTGCCGACCCGACGCCCGTACGACTCGGCGGTCGCGCCCGGCTACATGGCGGTCGGCGACGCCGCCGGCCACGTGAACCCGACGACCGGCGGCGGCATCGCCGGCGCGGCGTACGCCGGCAAGTACGCCGGCGAGCAGGCGGTGAAGGCGATCTCCGACGGCGACGTGAGCGAGGAGAACCTCTGGCGGTACAACGCCCGCGTGATGGACCACTTCGGCGGGCGCTACGCCGGCCTCGACGTGTACAACGTCCTCTCGACCGCGGTCGACGTCGACGACCTGATGGGCCTGCTCGCGTCGCTGCCGGGCGAGAAGCTCGCGGAGGCGCTGTACGAGGGGTCGACCTCGATGTCCTTCGGCCTGAAGGTGAAGGCCGCGGTCAAGTCGTTCGGCTACTGGGGGACGATCCGGAACTTCTACCAGACGAAGTCGCTGGCGGACGAGCTGATCTCCCACTACGACGAGTACCCGACGAGCCCCGCCGCGATGGCCAACTGGACCCGCGAGCGCGACGACATCATGGACCGCGTCTACGAGACGACCGGCGCCGACGCGAAGTACTGA
- the fer gene encoding ferredoxin Fer — translation MGQLEHVDADRLRAWLPEVRSAEATAALMVAVAYDRGIGTAELASWYGRSEEWVEETVDALDSGRLVSTVARLEGVDVEAVAAESNLAPSTVRDWFDGLADEPVPEAADVVRRYAEGSVEPVRTGSPSTVYHLDHETLTERGWSLDDEGLFEKAAEADLDLPEYGRFLVEPDESILEAAERGGRSWPYACRGGACSNCAVVVVEGDVAMPGQSILSDEQIRETNARLSCVGVPITEEVKVVTGVGDTDAFADLRLPSPTDETGASD, via the coding sequence ATGGGCCAACTCGAACACGTCGACGCCGACCGCCTCCGGGCGTGGCTCCCGGAGGTCCGGTCGGCCGAGGCGACCGCGGCGCTGATGGTCGCCGTCGCGTACGACAGAGGGATCGGCACGGCGGAGCTCGCCTCGTGGTACGGCCGCTCGGAGGAGTGGGTCGAGGAGACGGTCGACGCGCTCGACTCCGGGCGGCTCGTCTCGACCGTCGCCCGCCTCGAAGGGGTCGACGTCGAGGCGGTCGCCGCCGAGTCGAACCTCGCGCCGTCGACGGTCCGCGACTGGTTCGACGGCCTCGCCGACGAACCGGTCCCGGAGGCGGCCGACGTGGTCCGGCGGTACGCGGAGGGGTCCGTCGAGCCGGTGCGGACCGGGTCGCCGTCGACCGTTTACCACCTCGACCACGAGACGCTTACCGAGCGCGGCTGGTCGCTCGACGACGAGGGCCTCTTCGAGAAGGCGGCCGAGGCCGACCTCGACCTCCCGGAGTACGGCCGCTTCCTCGTCGAGCCCGACGAGTCGATCCTCGAGGCCGCCGAGCGCGGCGGGCGGTCGTGGCCGTACGCGTGCCGCGGCGGCGCCTGCTCGAACTGCGCCGTGGTCGTCGTCGAGGGCGACGTGGCGATGCCGGGACAGTCGATCCTCTCGGACGAGCAGATCCGGGAGACGAACGCGCGCCTCTCCTGCGTCGGGGTGCCGATCACCGAGGAGGTGAAAGTCGTCACGGGCGTCGGCGACACCGACGCGTTCGCCGACCTGCGGCTACCGTCGCCGACCGACGAGACGGGAGCGTCGGACTGA
- a CDS encoding ABC transporter permease, which yields MSDASADGSATESGPERESIFERYSARALFAGATVAAVVALLLAGLVFPDSVAGTLADALTSRFTLASALRLSVPIAFAALGGIFAEKSGVINIGLEGLLIISAFSAVYVADVTGGVWVGYAGGVVASTLLAALFAVVTIGFRADQIIAGLAVWLIALGLAPFASQVFYGSPNSPTVATTGSISVPVLADIPFFGALFSASPSVYMLFVAVAGSWYVFERTAFGRWIRASGENPKALDTAGVSVTRVRYAAVLISGALAGMGGAALSLDLGLFTGNGPTMVNGKGFIAIVAYLFGNYNPVGTFFSTMLFAGLDALQTVLQTQGIGVPRQLIRITPFVVVIVVLALVGRTRLPEAAGEHYETEE from the coding sequence ATGAGTGACGCGTCCGCCGACGGTTCGGCGACCGAGTCGGGCCCCGAGCGGGAGTCGATCTTCGAGCGGTACTCGGCCCGCGCGCTCTTCGCCGGCGCGACGGTCGCCGCGGTGGTCGCGCTGCTTCTCGCCGGGCTGGTCTTCCCGGACTCGGTCGCCGGGACGCTCGCGGACGCGCTCACGAGCCGGTTCACGCTCGCCTCGGCGCTGCGGCTCTCGGTGCCGATTGCGTTCGCGGCCCTCGGGGGGATCTTCGCGGAGAAGTCCGGCGTGATCAACATCGGGCTGGAAGGGCTCCTGATCATCTCGGCGTTCAGCGCCGTCTACGTCGCCGACGTCACCGGCGGGGTCTGGGTCGGCTACGCCGGGGGAGTGGTCGCGAGCACGCTGCTCGCGGCGCTTTTCGCCGTCGTGACGATCGGGTTCCGGGCGGACCAGATCATCGCCGGGCTCGCGGTGTGGCTCATCGCGCTCGGGCTCGCCCCGTTCGCCTCGCAGGTGTTCTACGGGAGCCCGAACTCCCCGACCGTCGCGACGACGGGGTCGATATCGGTGCCGGTGCTCGCCGACATCCCGTTCTTCGGCGCGCTGTTCTCGGCGTCGCCGTCCGTGTACATGCTGTTCGTCGCCGTCGCCGGGTCGTGGTACGTGTTCGAGCGGACCGCGTTCGGCCGGTGGATCCGCGCCAGCGGCGAGAACCCGAAGGCGCTCGACACCGCCGGCGTGAGCGTCACCCGCGTCCGGTACGCCGCGGTGCTGATCTCGGGCGCGCTCGCGGGGATGGGTGGCGCGGCGCTGTCGCTCGACCTCGGGCTGTTCACCGGGAACGGCCCGACGATGGTCAACGGGAAGGGGTTCATCGCCATCGTGGCGTACCTGTTCGGCAACTACAATCCGGTCGGGACGTTCTTCTCGACGATGCTGTTCGCGGGGTTGGACGCGCTCCAGACCGTCCTCCAGACGCAGGGGATCGGGGTCCCCCGCCAGCTCATCCGGATCACGCCCTTCGTGGTCGTCATCGTCGTGCTCGCGCTGGTCGGTCGGACGCGGCTCCCCGAGGCGGCGGGCGAACACTACGAGACCGAGGAGTAA
- a CDS encoding ABC transporter permease: MSAADRVRQALSRLATASATERILISTAALVLSVLIGAVLVLVAGRMTTCTAGEAVYYFGTGFCYDPVVVFDRLFLGALGDPLSGGWSPNGQFAVTLRETTLLIFTGLSVALAFRAGIFNIGTQGQLVVGGLATALGVLWASSLVSGVVGTVVLIPFGLLVGAVFGGLYGAIPGLLKAYADANEVITTIMLNFIATGVALYLVSGVFKDPESAANQTVPLPEFAQFPAVLFGARQDFSLVALAFGLLALGALYYVLEHTAFGYDVRTSGVQPEAAEYGGVDAKRTVVASLTLSGALGGIAGAMYVMMVLGTFQTGIPSYGFDGITVSILAGNNPLGVGIAALLFGVLKSGTTVVQFATDVPPQLVGVLRGLIILFVAMPEFFRLLARGFPGTGRKPEAAATDGGVPTDGGETDE, from the coding sequence GTGAGCGCCGCCGACCGCGTGCGGCAGGCGCTCTCTCGGCTCGCCACGGCGTCCGCGACCGAGCGGATCCTGATCAGCACGGCCGCGCTCGTGCTCTCCGTGCTCATCGGCGCGGTGCTCGTTCTCGTCGCCGGGCGCATGACGACCTGTACCGCCGGCGAGGCGGTGTACTACTTCGGGACCGGGTTCTGTTACGACCCCGTCGTCGTGTTCGACCGCCTCTTCCTCGGGGCGCTGGGCGACCCCCTCAGCGGGGGCTGGTCGCCGAACGGGCAGTTCGCGGTCACCCTCCGCGAGACGACGCTGCTGATATTCACCGGGCTCTCCGTCGCCTTGGCGTTCCGCGCCGGGATCTTCAACATCGGAACCCAAGGCCAGCTCGTCGTCGGGGGGCTGGCGACCGCGCTCGGCGTCCTCTGGGCGTCGTCGCTCGTGTCGGGCGTCGTCGGGACCGTCGTGCTGATCCCATTCGGGCTCCTCGTCGGGGCGGTGTTCGGCGGCCTCTACGGCGCGATCCCCGGCCTGTTGAAGGCGTACGCCGACGCCAACGAGGTGATCACGACGATCATGCTCAACTTCATCGCGACCGGCGTCGCGCTGTATCTGGTCAGCGGCGTGTTCAAAGACCCCGAGAGCGCTGCCAACCAGACGGTCCCCCTCCCCGAGTTCGCGCAGTTCCCGGCGGTGCTGTTCGGCGCGCGCCAGGACTTCTCGCTGGTCGCGCTGGCCTTCGGGCTGCTCGCGCTCGGCGCGCTGTACTACGTCCTCGAACACACGGCCTTCGGGTACGACGTGCGCACGAGCGGCGTCCAGCCCGAGGCGGCCGAGTACGGCGGCGTCGACGCCAAGCGCACCGTCGTCGCGAGCCTGACGCTCTCGGGCGCGCTCGGCGGGATCGCCGGCGCGATGTACGTGATGATGGTGCTCGGCACGTTCCAGACGGGGATCCCCTCGTACGGCTTCGACGGGATCACCGTCTCGATCCTCGCCGGGAACAACCCGCTCGGCGTCGGGATCGCCGCGCTGCTTTTCGGCGTGCTGAAGAGCGGGACGACGGTCGTCCAGTTCGCCACCGACGTCCCGCCGCAGCTCGTCGGGGTCCTCCGCGGACTGATCATCCTGTTCGTGGCGATGCCGGAGTTCTTCCGGCTGCTGGCCCGCGGGTTCCCGGGGACCGGACGGAAGCCGGAGGCGGCCGCGACCGACGGCGGCGTCCCGACCGACGGAGGTGAGACGGATGAGTGA